One Perognathus longimembris pacificus isolate PPM17 chromosome 13, ASM2315922v1, whole genome shotgun sequence genomic window, GAAATAATATGTTGTATACATGTGTTTTATTCAATACATATACTATGTTATTCAACATAACCATTTAAAAAAGTCCTAGGCAATCTTCACATTTTACTCATTGTGAAATTTGGAGAGGGGCCTTGCATAATGTATATACTATTTTTcagttgtctttctttccctctggaaTCAAATTTACCTGGAAAACTTATTTCTGTGCTCAGGGACTTGGGTCCACAACAAATCAGCATGAAGCTCTTCAGGGACATGAGCACATAAAACCCGTCCCCTTGCTTTGTGCAGCTGCCTCAATGGTGCACCTCAGCAGACCTCTGTATGTACAGGTAGGCTACAGAAGATACTTTTTCTTATGTCTATGTCTAAATGTAAACTGTAAGTCTatatgaatgtttttcttttcaaatcaaACTCTGGACTACAAGCCTGTGCCTTCCTTTCTTGTGACTCAAGTATCTACTGACAGTGTGTGGCAAGGATGGCGATGATGATGGGGAAGTTGACTTCGCCCAGCGTCCCTGTTGATAAATGAGACAGATGTATTTCTCACTGTAGCCCACCATAGAATGTAAAAGGATATTCTTTTTCTGGTTTGGAACTGATGAAAGTCTTAGCAGAGGCTTTACCCTCAGAAAGGAAGTTTCTCAAATGACTCTGAAATGCTTGCTTTGAGGTTTCTGAGAAAGGCTCATAAAGTCACTTAAAATGAATAAcaaatgagaatttttaaaatttatttttgcattattcAGGGTGAAAAACTATAAGTTGAAAGTATTACTGCAGTTGTGagtctttatttatttggtaAACTCTCAAATTTATATTAAAAGATTAATTTTTTGTCCCGAAAATGACACGTTTAAGAAAATTAAGACAAATCCCAAGGGCTTAGGGAGAAGCTCAGAGGAGGAGTGCTTGTTTCTTGTGCAAAGGGCCCTGGGTTTATCCCtaagaatgaaaattaaaagaaaaaaacaccacatcttatacaaataaaatttaatttttaaatcattaagatttaattttttattacatCCTTATTCACCCTGTCATATTTTTGGAAGTAGACAAGAAAGGTAAATAATACtaattataaatttttaaaaagttaaagagcTTTGAAAGTGAAGATCTGGATCAAGTTATAttagcttttagcaaaaagaaagctcaggaactgtgctcaggccctaaattcaagccttacCACTGGCaaccacaagaacaacaacaaaccaaaatgctaaatgtaaaataaaatgaattgaaaCATGCCTTAGTTGATTTAAGGGGAACTGGAATAATTCTGAATTGAATAGATAGGAAGGAGTTTTAGAAGAAAATAGGAGGAGTTTGAGTAAGGACAGGAGAGCAAAATAGGAAGAACTGGCTTATTTGgcaaaagaaatgagaataaaaaggATTAAGAGTTTCTGAGAGATGCTGTCAAGGTTAAATATTGAGTTGTAGGTCTGCTGATAACTAAGAAGGTGtgacagaaatgaaaaaagaaaatttcagggtATCAACAACATTTCTCACAAATACTGAAATTCTCTAGGAGTGATGATAGACATGATTTTGACAGAATGACAGTGGAAGCTGAGAATAGGATGATGAGAATTCACATTGACTTGTCAGCCCCAAAAGACATTCTCTTTTATCAGTgggtacacacaacacacacacacacacacacacacacacacacacacacacacacacatttctttttttttttttttttgccagtcctgggccttggactcagggcctgagcactgtccctggcttcttcccgctcaaggctagcactctgccacttgagccacagcactgcttctggccgtttttttctgtatatgtggtgctggggaatcgaacctagggcctcgtgtatccgaggcaggcactgttgccactaggccatatccccagcccccacacacacatttctatgtGCCAAATATTTTACAACTTACTCATTcctgaaaatattaataaatacaattctgaaatatatatatgaactttACAAAGTGCCCAGCAGTGCATGTGTAGAATGTCAAAACCAAGCAATTCTAATTAACTTGGTTGTCTCCTTTGTGTTTCTGAGGCTTCTGAAAAGATGGGGAGAAAAAGCCATATTTGAAATCTACGTTGACCAAGGAAActgattttttaatgaaacacCTAAGTGCAACATCTAAAAGATGGTCATTTCTTGAtcattttgtgaatttttctctttataagatGAATACAACCACATAAATGGCTTCTAGGAATCATACCCATGTGACCGAGTTTATCCTAATGGGGATTTCAGGGCTTGCAGAACTGCAAATCCCCCTTTTTCTGGTCTTCCTTGTCATCTATGGGCTCACAGTGATGGGAAATTTAGGCATCATCACCCTCACCAGCGTTAATCCTCGGCTTCAgacccccatgtacttctttctCCGACACCTGGCCATCATCAACCTTGGGGACGCTACTGTCATTGCCCCTAAAATGCTGATCAACTTCTTAGTAACTAAGAAAAGCACCTCCTACTACGAATGCGCCACCCAGTTGGGAGGCTTCCAGGTTTTCATTGTGGCTGAGATCTTCATGCTGGCtgtgatggcctatgaccgctacgtGGCCATTTGCAACCCTCTGATGTACATGGTGGTGGTGTCCAGGCAGGTGTGCATCCTGCTGGTGTCTCTCACGTACCTCTACGGCCTGTTTACCGCGGTGGTAGTTACCTCTTGCGTGTTCTCTGTGTCCTACTGTGCCTCCAACGTCATCAACCATTTCTACTGTGACGACATCCCTTTGTTAGCGTTGTCCTGTTCGGATACCTATATTCCAGAAACAGCCGTGTTTATCTTCTCGGGGACGAACTTGTTTTTCTCCATGATTATTGTTCTAATATCCTACTTTAATATTATCCTTGCCATATTGAGGATACGGTCAtcggaagggaggaagaaagccttctccacctgcgGTTCTCACATAATGGCCGTCACGATTTTCTACGGCACTCTTCTTTTCATGTACCTGCAGCCAAGGACCAACCACTCCTTAGACACGGATAAAATGGCCTCTGTCTTCTACACCTTATTGATACCCATGCTGAACCCTGTGATTTACAGCCTAAGGAACAAGGATGTGAAGTATGCTTTGACAACATTTCTGAAGAATCCCTGCCATTCATGCAAACCAATGTAAATTGAAAATTGTAAGTAATTTGTTAAAAGGATTAGTTCTCTTCCTTAAAATACTGTTCATGAAAGATGTGGCAATGCCTGGTGAGTAATTCGTTAATTCCCTTTGGCAAAAAATTAATTGATTTTATCCCAGAAAAGAAagcaacacatacacataatAAATTGTGGAAGTGGTATGTTTAACATATAATATGTCAAATGGCTTTTACACTTTCTAAAGCCTGGTAGCAGGTGGTGCAGGTGTGAGAGAGTCATTTCTTGGTAGATATCAAAGCTCAGAACCTTCTCCTTCCAAATCATCTCTTATTCAGCCATTAtaaatgtcattttcttcttatagCATCTTATTGAAAGATTTTGAATTTCTAAGGAATCACTTTATCTTATTCTTAAAGAGACAATGTGCATCGGAAAAAATTActtttaggggagcatacatacCAGACAACAATGTTAAATTCATATGGAGCTAGGACATGTGGCAAACATGCTaatgtgaagagaaaaaaatattctgtttTCTCATGTCTCTTGCTAAGCTCACTGACATAAAGGAATGTGCTAATgctcaaccaaaacaaacaaaaacatcacccttattttttgttttaaatgaccATACAATTACACATGCGGATACATCAAATGTACTTTCATTTAGTTCACTGTATTAATCTTTCTCCTACTCTCTGATTTAAGCCAATGTTAGTGGGTTTTATCATTGTatcttcatacatgcatataaagtattATGATCAGAATCAATCTGTATTACCATTTTAACTTTCTTCTGGGCAATTTTAGCACCTCCTAGTAAATTGgttgtattaaaatatttgttatgaAAGCATAATATTAAACCTCATATCTTCTAGTATTTTTGTTTGGTATGATTTAGAGTTAAATGTTATTTGACTAgcgaaaataaaacaaaacacacacacacacaaaaaaaaaaaaaaaaaaaaaaggaaggcccAGCTATCCTTAAAGTCTCACCACATGCTCACACAACTATTCCAGAGGggtgaaaaaaaatgtgtgcccAGTATCTTACCAAATCTGTGCTATTAGTAATATTTAAAGCTggagtgaaaaagaaaagcactgacATATGAGGTAAAGGAAGAAGATACATTTGGGACCCGGGGAGTCATGAGTTAATCACATTCAGGAACTAAGGTGCTACAgtcaatgagtccatttcttatctACTCAAACATAAGCAGAACATGTGAAAGCAAATTATATATCCCAATGATTGGGATTCCTGGACTGGAGACAACACCAGCAATAGTTTCATAGTTTTAATAATtaagtattttactttttatgtgtGTGGTATATATCAGaactctcttcttcctggaagccCATGAGATATCTGTTGTCCTGTTtgcattttttcccttcctttagaGATTGCCCAGAGCTATTTTCCTAGCTCTATTTCCAGAGTACAAATCTATGACTgatatctttcttttaaaataattttctctgaaTGTAATCTTCTTTTGTACTTCTTCCTTTGTGATTATGGGTTGACAGACATAAGTAATTCATGAAAACTTGCTAATTGCAGCATCCTTAATATAATCACTTGAGGCAATTTGTTTTTCCATGTGGAGTAACATTGTGATGGCAAATCTTGATTGTCCTTCATGGTATTGGAGCATTCCTaagagattagtaaagcacaATTTGAGTGAGTGTAGGCAGATGCTTGCAGAAATTAATGCCATACTGAATAACAATAATAGGGGAAAGCCACTCCCTACCCATGTGTGTCATCTAGTAACAGATGGGAGGTCCAGATGGGATGAAAGTGACAAATCAGGAAGACATTGTTGACAAGCTCCATTGTTCCTAAGGGAGTGAGTGCATCCAGTGCTTCACAAGATATCTGTGGACGTCAGATTCCAGCTTCTTCACTCTTAACAACACTTACAGCAACTTTCCAGGGAATCTCCAAGCCCTTCAACTTGGGCATGACACCAAATCATTTTCCTGAGCACCTGTTGGGTCCTATGACTTTCTAGCGTACAAATGAACTTAAGCTTTCAcaatgcacaaacacacacacacacacacaatctttacaATGCATTAAGTGAATAAAATCATCTTTTCCAAGTGTTCCACAGTGATGCATGTTTACGTATGCACCCTCACTTAACTCTTGccatacttttttctcttttccctgctGAAAACCCTcctccacaaattgtatagttcattttcaacatagtgccatACTTTTATCAGATGTAGTTAGTCAAACTCCAACAACTAGGCAAGACCAACAATTAGAAAAACAGAACCAATGATTAATAGGTCTGATCTTATTGTCAAGGATAGAGAAGTTTTGTTTATACATTTACTATGAAAGAGAATTCTTTATTTCATCTcactatatatcatatatattcataaatatgtatatataggaaTTTGGGTTTACTGAAATGAGAAATTATAAATATCTACTTGTTTCAAACTATCCTAACAAAGCAACTTGAGCTAGAGTAATCAAATTGGATTTCTAATAACTAAATTCAGGGGGGAGTTATGAGGCTTCAATTCACTGCCTGGGCCCCATTCCTGAGTTTTATTACTCAAGTGACTCACTCTAGTACTTAAACTGcagtccacttctgacttttggatgattaattggagataagatccccaaggactttcctgctaggctaGCATCAAatatgaccctcagatttcagccttctaagtggttaggattacagacaagagccactggcacccagctgattaAAAATACTATATATCATATACTGCAAAggtagataaaggttataaatgCCTTATACAACCACAATATTAAGTGTATGGATTCATTGATTACATTCATTAATATGATTTATTAATCACAGAAGTAGGATATTTTGTATTAAGAAAAATTTACAACATTTCTTCTTGTAACTTTCACTTTTTGGCAGCATTAGGGATTGTCATTGCAGTATCCAGGCCACCCGGGATTCACACCTAcaacaagaaagtcaccagcactcggtcaatcaggctaggagtctttatttagctgtacagcatctgctctccaccattAGGATGGTAGagaacagccatgagccaccacagGCCTggatttttaaaggtagaagctatgcattctataGCAGGTGGTCACTTAGCACAGACGCAAGGGGTTAAtgcaaggggtagagcaagtcaattgggttaagcaagccattcacagaagcagaatttcatggTCATACTGActtaatatcaactttattttaacaactgttaccatgttcccctaatatcaactgAGTAAGCATGAGCAGGATAAAACAGTCCAATACTCAATCATAAgggaaccaacctgacagtcgccatgacatttctgtaactactactatggttgctacctacaTACGGAGAGGAATAAGggctacacatatttttaaatatcaagctACCAGGAACTAGTcccacaggtgggggtgcagccctgtAGCATGGAGTCagcaaaatggagttatagaagctaagagtaactCTAAgactgaaattttacaagccctattgggaggctacacttttccttgggTTTCACAGTCATCAGAGCTCATGCTAGGAAGACAGTTgcattattccctttccctttttgctAGAGTCACTTTTTGAATAGGGCTTTGAGACTGCTCAAGTCACTTTGCTTTATTGTGTGAAATGGAACCTTActgaggtttctttttgtttttgtaaacaaCAATCATCCAAACCTTTGCCTATCAAGTAACTGGGGACTATGGGTATTAGCCACAGCATAAAGACAAAATGTGTTTCTTGATCACCTTGTATCCAAATATGGCAATACATATCTCCTTATATTCTTCTGTTACAATAACATTTTGGCAGTTAACTTCTTGTCTCATGACTTTTTTCAACCTATCATCAATATTTGCTCAACAATTATAATATACAAGGTCTAGCACAAAGAAACACATAGGGCATCAATATGGTGCAAGATACTACAGAGAAAAATGGCTTATTGTGAGTCTGATGCCAGGAGCCAGTGCCACTtagcattaaaagaaaacaagagacagATTTGTAATTTTTACACACtctacatatttaaaattaactGCAGGACAAGTTTAAAAGCCAATTTAGTGTCCACTGCCATAAAACTTGGTATAAACTGGGCTCTgttggctcatgtccataatcctagctaatcagaaagctgatatctgaggaccatagtttgaaaccaacccaggcaggaaagcctcttatctccaattaagcacctccccctccccccacaaagaaaaaagccagaagtggagctctgtctcaagtggtagggcactagccttgaaaacagaaaagctcagggacagcatccacgccctgagttcaagctccagagtcaacatacacacacataaaaatttgATCTAAGGAAGCAATTGCACGAAATGTTGAATGTTGTGGTAACTATATTTGTAGGTGAATAAACCATATCCCAAACAAATATTATAATGAAATCCAGATATTTGATTTAGGGTAATTGAAATGAGGAATGAGTATGAAagaattcctcctcctccagagagAAATTAAAGATTGCCCTAATAGTAAGCAAATACCCAGGGGCATCATTGCTTGTTCTCAGGTGCCTTGGGAATAATTTAGAAATTGCATTCATGCCCCCAGAAGAATGCTTCAGAAAAAGGAGGCATTCATAAATTCACCTTATAGCAGTCAGGTTAGTAGCTCTAAAGGAGAACAAGGACTTATTTCTTATGTTAGGTtagaactggaaattacatttatccagtggtttgtttttttttccagagactGACTCTGAGTATAAAAGAggtatataatttttatagtaTATCATTTTTCTTGCTTATTGAAACTACATGCAGAGTTAGAGTCATTCACGATAAACTTTGGATCCTGTACCATACTTTGTAGCATTTCTGTCACTTTATTTTCCTTAGCAACAGTATTTTCACACTGTTACTCTATTCATTCATGGAAGTAAGGGACCCTGTTtccattttctattatttctgtaCTCTCCTGGGTTTCTAAAGAATGAATTTTGAGACAGCTGAACCTGTTCTGGAATTCTCCACCAAAAATACTGTCTAAAGATTTTGTTGTTCAGGTGTGCAATACCAGTGCTATGTAAGTAAAAATGATTCTAATATAAATAGTTCTCTCATAGGGATTCTGTGATGCACTATAATTTCCATTCAAGTAATAGAATTTCTCTTGTTTTCATACTATATTGTAGGTATTTGTGCTCTCCTACTGTTGTATAAGGAAGAATTTGACATGGTGTAAATTTCTTTAAGAGAAGTCCCTGAAAAGGGCACTTGAATATATGGTGTTTAGTTGAAAGGCTATTCCAAGCAAGCATAAAGGAGAAAATTGAGAAGGAAATACAATGAACCAAGCCACCAAGAATAATATACTCTGACCCCTAACCTGggataaacacattttaaatgtcTTATGATGACAGACTGAGCCTGTCTAGGAAttatttcaaggaaaataaaaaaggaaagttgAGCATTACCCACTGATTTCCATCTCCTATCAGTAGAGTATTATACATTAATACATAGCATATTATACATTGATGCCTTAAATGTCAAGGCTTTGCTGCACTTACTTTTAAATctcaggcaaaaaacaaaatactcacCAGGTAAAATTGAGCATGTCAAAAACAATCTACCAAGACTTTAGACTAAATGATGAGTTTGGGAGACAGGAAGTTCAGTAGGACAATATTTGCAATTGCAATTGATAGCAAAGCTCAAAAAGAATAGTAAACATGTGGATGTATACTAATCGCACCACAATAGTGGAATGTCCTTGCCTCTTCGATTTAAACATTTAATTTCCAGTTGCTTCCATAGAGATGGTGCTATTCAAGAGCTGGAAATTATCTCCTAGGATATTTCTCATTAGGGTACgaaagaattaaaaggaaaataaatgtcagTGAAGGCCACCCAAGGAAAGTCATAAATTAAATGTATgtaacttgctttcagttttgatGAACTTGCAAATCCTTAAAAACTTTGTAGTCCTAAATTATGCTTTTGCTCATGTGTCATATTTAAGAGATTTGCCTCACATGTGTCATATTTAAGAGATTTGCCTCAGTTGTAAGTAGTTGGTTCTCATTGCTGTCATTGTTGTGTAAAAGGGGGAGTATTAAGGATTCCAACAACCCaactaaattattatttttctgttaattttaTAGTACAAAAAAGCATACTGGACTTACAGTTAAATCTTAAACATATAAGATCTGTAGGTTTATGAGGACAAGAAAGTAAGACAAACTTCTCAAGTGAGGGTTTTGTTCGCAGATTGCTACAGAAGTTGCAGAGGTAAGAAATAGAATTTCAATACCATCCATATTCACTCTTTAATTGGTCCTGGTGAATGTGTGAAAATATGTAtttggagaaggggagagggaaatgaagaGTGATGTAGAGGTCAGTCTGATCAAGATACAATGAATACATATACGAACATGTCAAAATGACCCTCTGTTTATACAAACAATTGATGCTAAAATCATGAGGTGGGATGATAGAAGGGGCAACACTGATAAAGATGCATTTTATTAATAAACTGATATTCTGAATTGCAATCTTTGTACGACagtttaaagacaataaaataaaatttaaaaatatgtacaaaaatgTCAAAGGGCAAAAGTGGAATGTTTTAACAAATTAGATATCAATGAAAAACACTAGAAAAATGAGAATTCTTCATCTAGGTCAGAACGTTTTCTAATGATAAATTGAACTACATCTACCTCTTATCAGCAATCTGTGAGTGGCATGAAGTAGACTGCCTGCTATACCCTGCATGTTTGAATGATTTCTTAGTTTGCTTCTAGGTTCTAAAATGGAACTGAGTCATTTCAGGACCTGAAGGACAAAGAATGTGTGTCTTCCCTTATATCTAGAAGCTCGATTTGGCTTACAAACTAATATGTAGATACATTTGGTGGTATGCAGATGTATATACAGCcacattaactgaaatatggtagattcaagggcaatcacaaataatgtaatttcttaggcaaaatcaaagttcatcgaaataaaacaccaggatgtatttatttgtaatgagCATTATGGGGAAAGAAGTAGAGGGATgaaggggagaaaggggagaaatGCAGACCTGAATCTAATGTATGTCCTACAAAGTTAAGGGGAGTGAAAGAATGAGTGGGTAGGCCAGCAATTGGTAAGAATATT contains:
- the LOC125361626 gene encoding olfactory receptor 8J3-like yields the protein MASRNHTHVTEFILMGISGLAELQIPLFLVFLVIYGLTVMGNLGIITLTSVNPRLQTPMYFFLRHLAIINLGDATVIAPKMLINFLVTKKSTSYYECATQLGGFQVFIVAEIFMLAVMAYDRYVAICNPLMYMVVVSRQVCILLVSLTYLYGLFTAVVVTSCVFSVSYCASNVINHFYCDDIPLLALSCSDTYIPETAVFIFSGTNLFFSMIIVLISYFNIILAILRIRSSEGRKKAFSTCGSHIMAVTIFYGTLLFMYLQPRTNHSLDTDKMASVFYTLLIPMLNPVIYSLRNKDVKYALTTFLKNPCHSCKPM